A single region of the Salarchaeum japonicum genome encodes:
- the aspS gene encoding aspartate--tRNA(Asn) ligase: MIDRTYTGDVTPEMDGETVAIAGHVHELRDLGGLVFVIVRDREGLLQAVFKEDREPALFEDAEDLGAEDVVRIEGEVTESGQAPGGVELVPESLELIDEADAPLPLEISKDVEADLSTRLDNRGIDLRQPEVKAIFTLKSVLMDAMEDWFEREGFVDVDTPLISKGGAEGGAELFPVVYYEEEAFLSQSPQLYKQILMASGFDKIYETGTAFRAEDFATSRHVSEIAMFDVELAYIEDHDDVMDVQEESLRYALEQVAEHAEHELDELGVDLTVPDEDFPRITFDEALDILEDEFGHFPDDPTDLDTKGEKLLGEYFEEQGHPAFFVVGYPDEKFYYMQNVEGDDIASRKFDLIYKGQELSSGGQRQHDVDAMREMMQAEGVDESNFEFYLDALSYGTPPHGGYGLGIDRLVQQVCDLDNIKEAILFPRDPNRLAP, translated from the coding sequence ATGATAGACCGCACCTACACCGGCGACGTGACGCCGGAGATGGACGGCGAGACCGTCGCCATCGCGGGGCACGTCCACGAACTCCGCGACCTCGGCGGCCTCGTCTTCGTCATCGTCCGCGACCGCGAAGGCCTCCTGCAGGCCGTGTTCAAGGAAGACCGCGAACCCGCCCTGTTCGAGGACGCGGAAGACCTCGGCGCGGAGGACGTGGTTCGCATCGAGGGCGAAGTCACGGAGTCCGGGCAAGCGCCGGGCGGCGTCGAACTCGTCCCCGAATCGCTCGAACTCATCGACGAGGCGGACGCGCCGCTCCCGCTCGAAATCTCGAAGGACGTCGAGGCCGACCTCTCCACCCGCCTCGACAACCGCGGCATCGACCTCCGCCAGCCGGAAGTGAAGGCCATCTTCACCCTGAAGTCCGTGCTGATGGACGCGATGGAGGACTGGTTCGAGCGCGAGGGATTCGTGGACGTGGACACGCCCCTCATCTCGAAGGGCGGCGCGGAGGGCGGCGCGGAACTGTTCCCCGTCGTCTACTACGAGGAGGAAGCCTTCCTCTCTCAGAGCCCTCAGCTCTACAAGCAGATTCTGATGGCGTCGGGCTTCGACAAGATATACGAGACGGGCACGGCGTTCCGCGCGGAGGACTTCGCGACGAGCCGCCACGTCTCCGAAATCGCGATGTTCGACGTCGAACTCGCGTACATCGAAGACCACGACGACGTGATGGACGTGCAGGAGGAGAGCCTCCGGTACGCCCTGGAACAGGTCGCGGAGCACGCCGAACACGAACTCGACGAACTCGGCGTCGACCTCACGGTTCCCGACGAGGACTTCCCGCGCATCACGTTCGACGAGGCGCTCGACATCCTCGAAGACGAGTTCGGGCACTTCCCGGACGACCCGACCGACCTCGACACGAAGGGCGAGAAACTGCTCGGCGAGTACTTCGAAGAACAGGGCCATCCCGCGTTCTTCGTCGTCGGCTACCCCGACGAGAAGTTCTACTACATGCAGAACGTCGAGGGCGACGACATCGCGTCCCGGAAGTTCGACCTCATCTACAAGGGCCAGGAGCTCTCCTCGGGCGGCCAGCGCCAGCACGACGTCGATGCGATGCGTGAGATGATGCAGGCGGAAGGCGTGGACGAGTCGAACTTCGAGTTCTACCTCGACGCGCTGAGCTACGGCACGCCGCCCCACGGCGGGTACGGCCTCGGAATCGACCGGCTCGTCCAGCAGGTCTGCGACCTCGACAACATCAAGGAAGCGATCCTGTTCCCGCGCGACCCGAACCGGCTCGCGCCCTGA
- a CDS encoding DNA-methyltransferase has translation MQTTHRTLAADARDMARLPDGSVDLVVTSPPYPMIEMWDELFRERDPAVGDALDAGDGQRAFESMHAQLDGVWDEVARVLTDGGIACVNVGDATRTLGEFRVYPNHSRVTSALAARGLSPLPEIVWRKPTNSAAKFMGSGMLPPNAYVTLEHEYVLVFRKGEKREFEPMDDDRYASAYFWEERNEWFSDLWTDVTGELQPIEDAARERSAAFPLELPYRLVNMYSTRNDLVLDPFWGTGTTTTAAMCAARNSVGYELDTSLVERYADAVTEVPAQSRTVARERLDAHRAYVERTDDDLAYAAANYDFPVRTKRERDIQLYAVSDIDALDADERGYRATHTPV, from the coding sequence ATGCAGACCACCCACCGCACGCTCGCCGCGGACGCCCGCGACATGGCCCGTCTCCCCGACGGCTCGGTGGATCTCGTCGTCACGTCGCCGCCGTACCCGATGATAGAGATGTGGGACGAACTCTTCCGGGAGCGCGACCCCGCGGTGGGTGACGCGCTCGACGCCGGCGACGGCCAGCGCGCGTTCGAGTCGATGCACGCCCAACTGGACGGCGTCTGGGACGAGGTCGCGCGCGTCCTCACCGACGGCGGTATCGCGTGCGTGAACGTCGGGGACGCCACGCGCACCCTCGGCGAGTTCCGCGTCTACCCGAACCACTCCCGGGTCACGAGCGCGCTCGCGGCCCGCGGCCTCAGCCCGCTCCCCGAAATCGTCTGGCGGAAACCGACGAACAGCGCCGCGAAGTTCATGGGAAGTGGGATGCTCCCGCCGAACGCGTACGTCACGCTCGAACACGAGTACGTCCTCGTCTTCCGGAAGGGCGAGAAACGCGAGTTCGAGCCGATGGACGACGACCGGTACGCGTCCGCGTACTTCTGGGAGGAACGCAACGAGTGGTTCAGCGACCTCTGGACGGACGTGACGGGCGAACTCCAGCCCATCGAGGACGCCGCGCGCGAGCGCTCCGCCGCGTTCCCGCTCGAACTCCCCTACCGCCTCGTGAACATGTACTCGACCCGGAACGACCTCGTGCTCGACCCGTTCTGGGGAACCGGCACCACCACGACCGCGGCGATGTGCGCCGCCCGGAACTCCGTCGGCTACGAACTCGACACCAGTCTCGTCGAGCGATACGCGGACGCCGTCACCGAGGTTCCCGCGCAGTCCCGCACCGTCGCCCGGGAACGCCTCGACGCCCACCGCGCGTACGTCGAGCGAACCGACGACGACCTCGCGTACGCCGCCGCGAACTACGACTTCCCCGTCCGCACCAAGCGCGAACGCGACATCCAGCTCTACGCCGTCAGCGACATCGACGCGCTCGACGCGGACGAACGCGGCTACCGCGCCACCCACACCCCCGTCTAG
- a CDS encoding cob(I)yrinic acid a,c-diamide adenosyltransferase: MKIYTKRGDEGKTDLRDMSRVSKTSHRIEAYGTVDEVNSLVGTVRPTGYEDVDDWLETIQNHLHVVQADLANPEPEEDDPVVEDDHTAQVEAFIDTAEEELEPLQRFILPGGSEPGAKLHHARSVCRRAERRVVALAGEEEINEEAVAYLNRLSDALFEFARLVNAREGVPEESPTY, from the coding sequence ATGAAGATTTACACGAAGCGGGGGGACGAGGGGAAGACCGACCTCCGGGACATGTCGCGGGTGTCGAAGACGAGCCACCGAATCGAGGCGTACGGCACCGTGGACGAGGTGAACTCGCTGGTCGGGACGGTGCGGCCGACGGGCTACGAGGACGTGGACGACTGGCTGGAGACGATTCAGAACCACCTGCACGTGGTGCAGGCCGACCTCGCGAACCCCGAACCCGAGGAGGACGACCCCGTCGTCGAGGACGACCACACCGCGCAGGTGGAGGCGTTCATCGACACCGCGGAGGAGGAACTGGAGCCCTTACAGCGCTTCATCCTCCCCGGGGGGAGCGAGCCGGGGGCGAAACTCCATCACGCGCGGTCGGTGTGTCGGCGCGCGGAGCGCCGCGTCGTCGCGCTCGCGGGCGAGGAGGAGATAAACGAGGAGGCGGTCGCGTACCTGAACCGGCTCTCGGACGCCCTGTTCGAGTTCGCGAGGCTCGTGAACGCCCGCGAGGGCGTGCCCGAGGAGTCGCCTACGTACTGA
- a CDS encoding DUF7838 family putative zinc beta-ribbon protein, with translation MARELDHECPECDEEREFYRAAATHLHLGLKTKWYCPECGFGFVRINGIDSTAV, from the coding sequence ATGGCCCGTGAACTCGACCACGAGTGTCCGGAGTGCGACGAGGAGCGCGAGTTCTACCGCGCCGCCGCGACGCACCTCCACCTCGGACTGAAGACGAAGTGGTACTGCCCCGAGTGCGGATTCGGGTTCGTGCGCATCAACGGAATCGACTCCACCGCGGTCTAG
- a CDS encoding MarR family transcriptional regulator, whose amino-acid sequence MVVFAESRIESLPPSAKLVYKVLETESPLTQADIRERSRLSKRTTRHAIGLLADADLVDERVYPLDARKKLYAPQSPAKPSTGITE is encoded by the coding sequence GTGGTCGTTTTTGCCGAATCACGTATTGAGTCCCTGCCGCCGAGCGCGAAGCTCGTGTACAAGGTGCTGGAGACGGAGTCGCCGCTGACGCAGGCGGACATCAGGGAGCGCAGTCGGTTGTCGAAGCGCACCACCAGGCACGCTATCGGGTTGCTCGCGGACGCCGACCTGGTGGACGAGCGCGTGTATCCGCTCGACGCGCGGAAGAAACTGTACGCGCCTCAGAGTCCGGCGAAGCCGTCGACGGGAATAACGGAGTAG
- a CDS encoding adenine deaminase C-terminal domain-containing protein, with the protein MSDTEGSASAVQRVARGDQHADLVVRGGRVYRPETRQFDAVAVAVVNDTVAALTDDPDRVTGPGTTVVEASEKAVVPGFVDAHTHLDLHQAFDYAYQYALRGGTTTLVTELASWGELAGADAVDAMLDATRDLPVSVYATVPPGPCLDTFTSPLCSPDDLAAALDRDRVVGVGEAAWIHAVNHESPVHDLYDAAHDRGKTVGSHAAGCRGDALAELATLVDDDHESISGRDHVARVENGIHSIARVGTIRDDAAALGDAYAEVGDADFSLSTDGTWPRDLVDGAMDAAVERAIEEGVEPVDALRMATLTPAKHFGLDGKGTLAPGADADILVLDSLDDVDVSTVVAGGEVVVDTHDLQVGPRPHDYPEHAYDTTPRLPDDFLAVPAPDDPAAVRAIEHEGGLLTAETTVSPSVRDDELHADPDNDVLKAALYDRSPANRGGFVGFLTGVGMDAGAVATTITWETAGVLAVGANDADMRTAADRLAELGGGWVVVEEGEVVTELPAPLYGFCTTRDVTETEQHIGAVEEALRNLGVTADRPFLALQTLTFVGVPALKLTADGYADVKNRETVGLST; encoded by the coding sequence ATGTCCGACACGGAGGGCTCCGCGAGCGCCGTCCAGCGCGTCGCACGCGGCGACCAGCACGCCGACCTCGTCGTCCGCGGCGGCCGCGTCTACCGCCCCGAAACCCGCCAGTTCGACGCCGTCGCCGTCGCCGTCGTGAACGACACCGTCGCCGCGCTCACCGACGACCCCGACCGCGTCACCGGCCCCGGCACCACCGTCGTCGAAGCGAGCGAGAAAGCCGTCGTCCCCGGGTTCGTGGACGCCCACACCCACCTCGACCTCCACCAGGCGTTCGACTACGCCTACCAGTACGCGCTCCGCGGCGGCACCACCACGCTCGTCACCGAACTCGCGTCCTGGGGCGAACTCGCGGGCGCGGACGCCGTGGACGCGATGCTCGACGCCACCCGCGACCTCCCCGTCTCCGTCTACGCGACCGTCCCGCCCGGGCCGTGTCTCGACACGTTCACCAGTCCGCTCTGCAGTCCGGACGACCTCGCCGCCGCGCTCGACCGCGACCGCGTCGTCGGCGTCGGGGAAGCCGCGTGGATTCACGCCGTCAACCACGAAAGCCCCGTCCACGACCTCTACGACGCCGCGCACGACCGCGGGAAGACCGTCGGCTCCCACGCCGCCGGCTGCCGCGGCGACGCGCTCGCGGAACTCGCCACGCTCGTGGACGACGACCACGAGTCCATCAGCGGCCGCGACCACGTCGCCCGCGTCGAGAACGGCATCCACAGCATCGCGCGCGTCGGCACCATCCGCGACGACGCCGCCGCGCTCGGCGACGCCTACGCCGAAGTCGGGGACGCGGACTTCTCGCTGTCCACCGATGGGACGTGGCCGCGCGACCTCGTGGACGGCGCGATGGACGCCGCCGTCGAGCGCGCCATCGAGGAAGGCGTCGAACCCGTGGACGCCCTCCGAATGGCGACCCTCACGCCCGCGAAACACTTCGGACTCGACGGGAAGGGGACGCTCGCGCCCGGCGCGGACGCCGACATTCTCGTCCTCGACTCCCTCGACGACGTGGACGTTTCGACTGTCGTCGCCGGCGGCGAGGTCGTCGTGGACACCCACGACCTCCAGGTCGGCCCGCGGCCCCACGACTACCCCGAGCACGCGTACGACACCACGCCACGCCTGCCCGACGACTTCCTCGCCGTCCCGGCCCCCGACGACCCGGCGGCCGTTCGCGCCATCGAACACGAGGGCGGCCTCCTCACCGCAGAAACCACCGTCTCCCCGAGCGTGCGCGACGACGAACTCCACGCAGACCCCGACAACGACGTGTTGAAAGCCGCGCTCTACGACCGGAGTCCCGCGAATCGAGGCGGGTTCGTCGGCTTCCTCACCGGCGTCGGAATGGACGCGGGCGCGGTCGCGACCACCATCACGTGGGAGACCGCGGGCGTGCTCGCCGTCGGCGCGAACGACGCCGATATGCGAACCGCGGCCGACCGGCTCGCGGAACTCGGCGGCGGCTGGGTCGTCGTCGAGGAGGGCGAAGTCGTCACGGAACTCCCCGCGCCGCTCTACGGCTTCTGCACCACGCGGGACGTGACGGAGACCGAACAACACATCGGCGCGGTCGAGGAAGCCCTCCGGAACCTCGGCGTCACCGCCGACCGGCCGTTCCTCGCGCTCCAGACGCTCACGTTCGTCGGCGTGCCCGCGCTCAAACTCACCGCCGACGGCTACGCCGACGTGAAGAACCGAGAGACCGTGGGCCTCAGTACGTAG
- a CDS encoding DUF7553 family protein, whose product MNERFQDARHHVERAVTNAREGLEDEFEDIENRVRELVGKETEPEPSRVENLKRDLKGLEQRAEGDARAALKKARDRLDNTRSE is encoded by the coding sequence ATGAACGAACGCTTCCAGGACGCCCGCCACCACGTCGAACGCGCCGTCACGAACGCCCGCGAAGGCCTCGAAGACGAGTTCGAGGACATCGAGAACCGCGTCCGCGAACTCGTCGGCAAGGAGACAGAACCCGAACCCAGTCGCGTCGAAAACCTCAAGCGAGACCTCAAGGGTCTCGAACAACGAGCCGAAGGCGACGCACGCGCCGCCCTCAAGAAAGCCCGCGACCGCCTCGACAACACTCGCTCCGAATAA
- a CDS encoding ABC transporter substrate-binding protein has protein sequence MAPNPDDQTDTTRRRYLASAGALAGSALLAGCQSGSDTTTSSTDATTEATTDATTQATTDESGPYSVSMAPVGDVEFEEPPSNVMVYSLLYADMAVAYGYGDAVNSLGFSTNAAGSLHAYYDQLDGVSFDQSGLTQLNQGGSGITVDKEVFYDLNSDLHLIDPALVVSFDGWDIGDVEEIRDNVAPWFGNVLSRRNTEPPEAYADSYEYYTLWEIAETVSQVFQAQERYDALAAIHDDMLATIQSGLPPESERPTVASVIFIDGTFYPSKFNADGFAHAHTRPMQAPGAFTESDVSYQSAYDYETMLEVDPDVIINRYSYSYYDIASVRQSLEENEVGSRLTAVQNDRVYAGGNPLQGPVMNLFQLEMTAKQLYPEQFGEWPGYDGGPYPEIPEDEQLFDRDEVAAIMTGEF, from the coding sequence ATGGCTCCGAACCCGGACGACCAGACCGACACGACGCGCAGGAGATACCTCGCATCCGCCGGTGCGCTCGCCGGCAGCGCCCTGCTCGCCGGCTGTCAGAGCGGGAGCGACACGACGACCTCCAGCACGGACGCCACGACCGAGGCGACGACGGACGCCACCACGCAGGCGACCACCGACGAGAGCGGGCCGTACTCGGTGTCGATGGCTCCCGTCGGCGACGTCGAGTTCGAGGAACCGCCGTCGAACGTGATGGTGTACAGCCTCCTCTACGCGGACATGGCGGTCGCGTACGGCTACGGCGACGCCGTGAACTCCCTCGGATTCAGCACGAACGCCGCCGGCTCCCTCCACGCCTACTACGATCAGCTCGACGGCGTCTCCTTCGACCAGTCCGGCCTCACCCAGCTGAATCAGGGCGGCTCCGGCATCACCGTGGACAAGGAGGTGTTCTACGACCTCAACAGCGACCTCCACCTCATCGACCCCGCGCTCGTCGTCTCCTTCGACGGCTGGGACATCGGCGACGTGGAGGAGATTCGGGACAACGTCGCGCCCTGGTTCGGGAACGTCCTCAGCCGCCGGAACACCGAACCCCCGGAGGCGTACGCGGACTCCTACGAGTACTACACGCTCTGGGAGATAGCGGAGACGGTCTCCCAGGTGTTCCAGGCGCAGGAGCGCTACGACGCGCTCGCCGCGATTCACGACGACATGCTCGCGACGATTCAGTCCGGCCTCCCGCCGGAGTCCGAGCGCCCGACCGTCGCGTCCGTCATCTTCATCGACGGCACCTTCTACCCCTCCAAGTTCAACGCCGACGGGTTCGCGCACGCCCACACTCGGCCGATGCAGGCCCCGGGCGCGTTCACGGAGAGCGACGTGTCCTACCAGTCCGCGTACGACTACGAGACGATGCTCGAAGTCGACCCCGACGTCATCATCAACCGCTACAGCTACTCCTACTACGACATCGCGAGCGTCCGCCAGAGCCTCGAAGAGAACGAGGTCGGAAGTCGGCTCACCGCGGTGCAGAACGACCGCGTGTACGCGGGCGGCAACCCCCTCCAGGGGCCCGTGATGAACCTCTTCCAGCTGGAGATGACTGCCAAGCAACTGTACCCCGAGCAGTTCGGCGAGTGGCCGGGCTACGACGGCGGCCCCTACCCCGAGATTCCCGAAGACGAGCAGTTGTTCGACCGCGACGAGGTCGCGGCCATCATGACCGGCGAGTTCTAG
- a CDS encoding HEAT repeat domain-containing protein — protein MDDPPATDRLRALLRDGEYDAASDGLARVMDADAAVRRRALNALRDLADDRPGAVAGVAAAVVPFLTDDERSFRLGAAKLFAALADADPDAVRPVADALADRLRDDDEFYFVRARCAEALGYVALDHPDVASPAVLADLRVGLEFDEPEVRERLAQALECVALGDPNRLRNHAGALAGHLDDGSERVRYHLASALVAVATEHPERLADAADALADRLSDDRVHVRGRAAEALGLLARADTDAALPVDGLADAMDDEAFVAERARFALPAAEDGDAPADVGTLAGVRRTTRAAVAEMTAPDGECQHCGLALPASGGPPTCPRCGAPR, from the coding sequence ATGGACGACCCGCCAGCGACCGACCGACTGCGAGCGCTTCTCCGGGACGGCGAGTACGACGCCGCGAGCGACGGCCTCGCGCGGGTGATGGACGCCGACGCGGCGGTGCGACGACGGGCGTTGAACGCGCTCCGCGACCTCGCGGACGACCGGCCGGGCGCGGTCGCCGGGGTCGCGGCCGCGGTCGTTCCGTTCCTGACGGACGACGAGCGGTCGTTCCGGCTGGGCGCGGCGAAGCTGTTCGCGGCGCTCGCGGACGCCGACCCGGACGCGGTTCGCCCGGTGGCGGACGCGCTCGCAGACCGGTTGCGGGACGACGACGAGTTCTACTTCGTTCGCGCGCGGTGCGCCGAGGCGCTCGGGTACGTCGCGCTCGACCACCCGGACGTCGCGTCGCCGGCCGTGCTCGCCGACCTCCGCGTCGGCCTCGAATTCGACGAGCCGGAGGTGCGCGAGCGGCTGGCGCAGGCGCTCGAATGCGTCGCGCTCGGCGACCCGAACCGACTCCGCAACCACGCGGGGGCGCTCGCCGGCCACCTCGACGACGGGAGCGAGCGCGTTCGCTACCACCTCGCGTCGGCGCTGGTCGCGGTCGCGACGGAACACCCGGAGCGGCTCGCGGACGCGGCGGACGCGCTCGCAGACCGACTGAGCGACGACCGCGTGCACGTTCGCGGCCGCGCCGCGGAGGCGCTCGGCCTGCTCGCACGCGCCGACACGGACGCGGCGCTCCCCGTGGACGGATTGGCGGACGCGATGGACGACGAGGCGTTCGTCGCCGAGCGCGCGCGGTTCGCGCTCCCCGCCGCCGAGGACGGCGACGCGCCCGCGGACGTGGGGACGCTGGCGGGCGTGCGGCGCACCACGCGGGCGGCGGTGGCGGAGATGACCGCGCCCGACGGCGAGTGCCAGCACTGCGGGCTCGCACTCCCGGCGTCGGGCGGCCCGCCGACGTGTCCGCGCTGTGGCGCGCCCCGGTAG
- a CDS encoding glutaredoxin family protein translates to MSDLVLYSLDGCPYCERVHDALDEHDIDYETKWVEGLHSKRNEVKRVSGQRAVPVIVDDDRGVTMAESSNIVEYVERTLAPRAEA, encoded by the coding sequence ATGAGTGACCTCGTGCTGTACTCGCTCGACGGCTGTCCGTACTGCGAGAGGGTGCACGACGCCCTCGACGAGCACGACATCGACTACGAGACGAAGTGGGTGGAGGGCCTGCACTCGAAGCGTAACGAGGTCAAGCGCGTGAGCGGCCAGCGCGCCGTGCCCGTCATCGTGGACGACGACCGGGGCGTGACGATGGCCGAGAGCAGTAACATCGTGGAGTACGTCGAGCGGACGCTCGCGCCGCGGGCGGAGGCCTAG
- a CDS encoding MFS transporter: MADSPDSLDAFRQFAALERGVLVVSVAMFAFSLAFQMTSRYVPEYLTVLGASAGVVGLYGSVGNLVSAVYPYPGGRLSDRIGSRRALTLFGALSTLGFLVWWAAPRLATPTVPAWLWIFLGLFLTQAWKSLGLGATFAIVKQSVAPDRLATGFASTETFRRTGFLLGPLLAAAVLAVVADFTAGFRWVLLVGVAFALLATLGQHWLYDASRDSLGKSFSGVSSVLDDLRGLPRELRPLLVADTLVRFGNGMVYVFFVLVVTDLRAVSFRAFGVTLAPAAFFGVLLAVEMAVALLSMLPVARLADRVGLKPVVALGFAVYAVFPVLLVFAPASQWVFVALFAFSGLRFAGLPAHKALIVGPAARDEGGSTTGAYYLVRNVVVVPSALLGGLLYDHDPVLAFTVASVVGSFGVLYFLARGERFHPE, encoded by the coding sequence ATGGCCGACTCCCCGGACTCCCTGGACGCGTTCCGCCAGTTCGCGGCGCTCGAACGCGGCGTGCTCGTCGTCTCCGTGGCGATGTTCGCGTTCAGCCTCGCGTTCCAGATGACCAGCCGGTACGTCCCCGAGTACCTCACCGTGCTCGGCGCGAGCGCCGGCGTCGTCGGCCTCTACGGGAGCGTCGGCAACCTCGTGAGCGCCGTCTACCCCTACCCCGGCGGCCGGCTCTCCGACCGCATCGGGTCGCGGCGCGCGCTCACGCTGTTCGGCGCGCTCTCCACGCTCGGCTTCCTCGTCTGGTGGGCCGCCCCCCGCCTCGCCACTCCGACCGTCCCCGCGTGGCTCTGGATATTCCTGGGGTTGTTCCTCACGCAGGCGTGGAAGTCGCTCGGCCTGGGCGCGACGTTCGCTATCGTGAAGCAGAGCGTCGCGCCCGACCGCCTCGCCACGGGGTTCGCGAGCACGGAGACGTTCCGCCGCACCGGCTTCCTCCTCGGGCCGCTGCTCGCCGCCGCCGTGCTCGCCGTCGTCGCGGACTTCACCGCGGGGTTCCGGTGGGTGCTCCTCGTCGGCGTCGCGTTCGCCCTGCTCGCCACCCTCGGCCAGCACTGGCTGTACGACGCCAGCCGGGACTCCCTCGGGAAGTCCTTCTCGGGCGTGTCGAGCGTGCTCGACGACCTCCGCGGCCTCCCGCGCGAACTCCGCCCGCTCCTCGTCGCGGACACGCTCGTCCGCTTCGGGAACGGCATGGTGTACGTGTTCTTCGTGCTCGTCGTCACCGACCTCCGCGCCGTCTCCTTCAGGGCGTTCGGCGTCACCCTCGCCCCGGCGGCGTTCTTCGGCGTCCTGCTCGCCGTCGAGATGGCCGTCGCGCTCCTCAGCATGCTCCCCGTCGCCCGGCTCGCCGACCGTGTCGGCCTCAAACCTGTCGTCGCGCTCGGGTTCGCGGTGTACGCCGTCTTCCCCGTCCTCCTCGTGTTCGCGCCCGCCAGCCAGTGGGTGTTCGTCGCGCTGTTCGCGTTCTCCGGCCTCCGGTTCGCCGGCCTGCCCGCGCACAAGGCGCTCATCGTCGGCCCCGCCGCCCGCGACGAGGGCGGGAGCACCACCGGCGCGTACTACCTCGTGCGGAACGTCGTCGTGGTTCCGAGCGCGCTCCTCGGCGGCCTGCTCTACGACCACGACCCCGTTCTCGCGTTCACCGTCGCGTCCGTCGTCGGGTCGTTCGGCGTGCTCTACTTCCTCGCCCGCGGCGAACGCTTCCACCCAGAATAA
- a CDS encoding NAD(P)-dependent oxidoreductase, whose product MRVLLLGASGRIGHRITNELLDRGHAVTGVSRSGVDDIEDEDFTSVVGDATDPDEVARLAAGHDAVASALGPAGSETPDVLPEMMDAVLAGMRRADVERLVWTGGAGGLRVAPDTLLVDTEEFPDDWEGLARSAIDALERLRDADDIAWTYVAPAAMIEPGERTGEYRTNVDELVADDEGDSYITMEDFAVAFVDELENEAFVHENVGVGY is encoded by the coding sequence ATGCGCGTACTACTGCTCGGCGCGAGCGGACGCATCGGCCACCGAATCACGAACGAACTCCTCGACCGCGGCCACGCGGTCACCGGCGTCTCCCGGAGCGGCGTAGACGATATCGAGGACGAGGACTTCACGAGCGTCGTCGGTGACGCCACCGACCCCGACGAGGTAGCGCGGCTCGCCGCCGGCCACGACGCCGTCGCGTCCGCGCTCGGCCCCGCCGGAAGCGAGACGCCGGACGTGCTCCCCGAGATGATGGACGCCGTGCTCGCGGGGATGCGGCGCGCGGACGTGGAGCGCCTCGTGTGGACGGGCGGCGCGGGCGGCCTGCGCGTCGCGCCCGACACCCTGCTCGTTGACACCGAGGAGTTCCCGGACGACTGGGAGGGCCTCGCGCGCTCCGCTATCGACGCCCTGGAGCGCCTCCGGGACGCCGACGACATCGCGTGGACGTACGTCGCGCCCGCGGCGATGATCGAACCCGGCGAGCGCACCGGCGAATACAGAACGAACGTGGACGAACTCGTCGCGGACGACGAGGGAGACAGTTACATCACGATGGAGGACTTCGCGGTCGCGTTCGTGGACGAACTCGAAAACGAGGCGTTCGTCCACGAGAACGTCGGCGTCGGCTACTAG